Proteins encoded by one window of Streptacidiphilus sp. PB12-B1b:
- a CDS encoding arsenate reductase family protein — translation MEIWINPACSKCASALSLLDEAGADYTVRRYLDDPPTAAELEAVLARLGLEPWDLARTGEPVAAELGLADWPRDAAARDRWIGALAAHPALIQRPVITADDGAAVIGRTPEAVRSVLPASPERPASPARA, via the coding sequence ATGGAGATCTGGATCAACCCCGCCTGCTCGAAGTGCGCCTCCGCGCTGTCCCTGCTGGACGAGGCCGGCGCCGACTACACCGTGCGCCGCTACCTGGACGACCCGCCCACCGCCGCGGAGCTGGAGGCGGTCCTCGCCCGGCTCGGCCTGGAGCCCTGGGACCTCGCCCGCACCGGGGAGCCGGTCGCCGCCGAGCTCGGCCTCGCCGACTGGCCCCGGGACGCCGCCGCCCGCGACCGCTGGATCGGCGCACTCGCCGCGCACCCGGCGCTGATCCAGCGGCCCGTCATCACCGCGGACGACGGCGCCGCCGTCATCGGCCGCACGCCCGAAGCCGTCCGCTCAGTCCTCCCCGCGAGCCCGGAGCGTCCGGCGAGCCCGGCGCGGGCCTAG
- a CDS encoding LysR substrate-binding domain-containing protein: MSTVPAGDDRPAPVPRRLPDLHALELLVAVARTGSLGRAAARLGISQPTASSRMRTLEKRIGLPLLQRTTTGSQLTAAGVLVTDWAASVLDQADALAEGIAALKSQLQGDLRIAASLTLAEHLLPGWLMAMRTHYPQVHVGLRVTNSRMVVQALRHGEAELGFIEGPWTPSDLASLPVARDRLIVVTAPGHPWTRRRRPVCGEELATAQLLLREAGSGTRETLERALRPWHGPSVPLLELGSTAPLRSAAAGGAAPAVLSDLAVRDDLAAGRLVEIPVDEELDLRRTLRAVWPVDADLPEAAKHLLWIAQTGAAGPTAPA; encoded by the coding sequence ATGAGCACCGTTCCGGCAGGCGACGACCGGCCCGCCCCCGTCCCCCGGCGGCTGCCCGATCTGCACGCCCTGGAACTGCTGGTCGCCGTCGCCCGGACCGGCAGCCTCGGCCGGGCCGCCGCCCGGCTGGGCATCAGCCAGCCCACCGCCAGCAGCCGGATGCGCACCCTGGAGAAGCGCATCGGCCTGCCCCTGCTGCAACGCACCACCACCGGCTCCCAGCTCACCGCCGCCGGGGTACTGGTCACCGACTGGGCCGCCTCCGTCCTGGACCAGGCCGACGCCCTCGCCGAGGGCATCGCCGCGCTGAAGTCCCAGCTCCAAGGCGATCTGCGGATCGCCGCCAGCCTCACCCTCGCGGAACACCTGCTGCCGGGCTGGCTGATGGCGATGCGCACCCACTACCCGCAGGTCCACGTCGGGCTGCGGGTCACCAACAGCCGGATGGTCGTCCAGGCCCTGCGCCACGGCGAGGCCGAACTCGGCTTCATCGAGGGCCCGTGGACCCCCAGCGACCTGGCCTCACTGCCGGTCGCCCGCGACCGGCTGATCGTCGTCACCGCACCCGGCCACCCGTGGACCCGCCGCCGCCGACCCGTCTGCGGCGAGGAGCTCGCCACCGCGCAGCTGCTGCTGCGCGAGGCCGGATCGGGCACCCGGGAGACCCTGGAACGCGCGCTGCGCCCGTGGCACGGCCCGTCCGTGCCGCTGCTGGAGCTGGGGTCCACCGCGCCCCTGCGCAGCGCGGCGGCGGGCGGCGCCGCCCCGGCGGTCCTGTCCGACCTGGCGGTACGCGACGATCTGGCCGCCGGGCGGCTGGTGGAGATCCCGGTGGACGAGGAACTCGACCTGCGGCGGACCCTGCGCGCGGTCTGGCCGGTCGACGCCGACCTGCCGGAAGCGGCCAAGCACCTGCTGTGGATCGCCCAGACCGGGGCCGCCGGTCCGACCGCCCCGGCCTGA
- a CDS encoding YeiH family protein, whose product MPGPGPTPTARRGRGGAEAVRRLGPGLACTAVGTALAWEIDRLLPTVATLTAAVVLGVLARNLRLLPTAARPGLDLAGKRLMRFGVVLLGLKLALGEVLALGWQTLAVVVAVVAATFFGTRWLGVRLGLPGDQALLIATGFSICGASAVAAMNGVTDSEEDDVVTAVALVTLCGSLAIVVLPLLHHPLGLSDLQFGRWAGASVHDVGQVVAVAQTAGPAALAQAVVVKLMRVALLAPIVAGTALARRRARSAAPGMRPGAGSGAGGAAGVGARRPPIVPLFVVGFLAMVAVRSTGTVPAGVVDGVESLDSLVLAAALFGLGSAVDVRRLVRTGGRALLLGLASWVMIAGVSYAGVLLTT is encoded by the coding sequence ATGCCCGGGCCCGGGCCGACGCCCACGGCCCGGCGCGGCCGGGGCGGGGCGGAGGCGGTGCGGCGGCTGGGGCCCGGGCTGGCCTGCACTGCCGTCGGGACCGCGCTGGCCTGGGAGATCGACCGGTTGCTGCCCACCGTGGCCACGCTCACCGCCGCCGTCGTCCTGGGCGTGCTGGCCCGCAACCTGCGGCTGCTGCCCACCGCCGCCAGGCCGGGCCTGGACCTGGCGGGCAAGCGGCTGATGCGGTTCGGCGTCGTCCTGCTCGGCCTCAAGCTGGCGCTCGGCGAGGTGCTGGCGCTGGGCTGGCAGACGCTGGCCGTGGTGGTGGCGGTGGTCGCGGCGACCTTCTTCGGAACCCGCTGGCTGGGCGTACGCCTGGGCCTCCCCGGCGATCAGGCGCTGCTGATCGCCACCGGCTTCTCCATCTGCGGGGCCTCGGCGGTCGCCGCGATGAACGGCGTCACCGACAGCGAGGAGGACGACGTGGTGACCGCCGTGGCCCTGGTCACCCTGTGCGGCAGCCTGGCCATCGTCGTCCTGCCGCTGCTGCACCACCCGCTCGGCCTGAGCGATCTGCAGTTCGGCCGCTGGGCCGGGGCCAGCGTGCACGACGTGGGGCAGGTGGTGGCGGTCGCGCAGACGGCCGGACCGGCGGCGCTGGCGCAGGCGGTGGTGGTCAAACTGATGCGGGTGGCGCTGCTGGCGCCGATCGTCGCCGGGACGGCCCTCGCCCGCCGCCGGGCCCGCAGCGCGGCGCCGGGGATGCGGCCGGGGGCAGGGTCCGGCGCAGGCGGGGCGGCCGGGGTGGGCGCCAGGCGTCCGCCGATCGTGCCGCTGTTCGTGGTCGGCTTCCTGGCCATGGTCGCCGTCCGCAGTACCGGGACGGTTCCCGCGGGCGTGGTCGACGGCGTCGAGTCGCTGGACAGCCTGGTGCTGGCGGCGGCGCTGTTCGGGCTGGGCAGCGCGGTGGACGTGCGCAGGCTGGTCCGCACCGGCGGGCGGGCGCTGCTGCTCGGCCTGGCCTCCTGGGTGATGATCGCGGGCGTGTCCTACGCCGGGGTCCTGCTGACCACGTGA
- a CDS encoding M24 family metallopeptidase produces MSNKQPAWTPEDLDRFREVQQLAYRCAEAVAGGLEAGVTERQAARRMRAWLEANGADDWFHVPFAWFGARTVFHRFRTPLQFFPTDRRLEQGMPFILDCAPVADGYTADIGYAGSLGGNRVQQQIMDDLREYRQLILDQVRERRPLADIYRAVDALAARHGYDNRHRVYPGRVLAHQVTRLRTRGPRTVVAGFGVRSLQTLGRELVAERLQHRSPLWADGRASAHAPTPGLWAVEPHLGLRGVGAKFEELLVVTEDDAYWLDDDLPHVRRWSQQADGTQAAEDAKAAQTSQATQATQATQAAEEAKDAKEKAA; encoded by the coding sequence ATGTCTAATAAGCAGCCGGCCTGGACGCCGGAGGATCTGGACAGGTTCCGCGAGGTCCAGCAGCTCGCGTACCGCTGCGCGGAGGCTGTGGCGGGCGGGCTCGAGGCCGGGGTGACCGAGCGGCAGGCCGCCCGCAGGATGCGCGCGTGGCTGGAGGCGAACGGCGCGGACGACTGGTTCCACGTGCCCTTCGCCTGGTTCGGCGCCCGGACGGTGTTCCACCGCTTCCGTACGCCGCTGCAGTTCTTTCCGACCGACCGGCGGCTGGAGCAGGGCATGCCGTTCATCCTCGACTGCGCGCCGGTCGCCGACGGCTACACCGCCGACATCGGCTACGCCGGCAGCCTCGGCGGCAACCGGGTCCAGCAGCAGATCATGGACGACCTGCGGGAGTACCGGCAGCTGATCCTCGACCAGGTGCGCGAGCGCCGTCCGCTGGCCGACATCTACCGCGCGGTGGACGCGCTGGCGGCCCGGCACGGCTACGACAACCGGCACCGGGTCTACCCCGGCCGGGTCCTCGCCCACCAGGTCACCCGGCTGCGGACGCGCGGCCCGCGCACCGTCGTCGCCGGGTTCGGCGTCCGCAGCCTGCAGACCCTCGGGCGGGAGCTGGTCGCCGAGCGGCTGCAGCACCGCTCGCCCCTGTGGGCGGACGGCAGGGCCTCGGCCCACGCACCCACGCCCGGCCTGTGGGCGGTCGAGCCGCACCTCGGGCTGCGCGGCGTCGGCGCCAAGTTCGAGGAGCTGCTGGTGGTCACCGAGGACGACGCCTACTGGCTGGACGACGACCTGCCGCACGTCCGCCGCTGGTCGCAGCAGGCAGACGGCACGCAAGCCGCCGAGGACGCGAAAGCCGCGCAAACCTCGCAAGCCACGCAAGCCACGCAAGCCACGCAAGCCGCTGAGGAAGCCAAGGACGCGAAGGAGAAGGCCGCATGA